Proteins encoded by one window of Haematobia irritans isolate KBUSLIRL chromosome 2, ASM5000362v1, whole genome shotgun sequence:
- the LOC142226030 gene encoding uncharacterized protein LOC142226030 — MERYTIQQRVKVIQTYYENGRSFSKKIIFSDEAHFHLSGFVNKQNCRIWANENPRVIVEKPMHPQRVTVWCGLWAGGIIGPYFFQNETSQAVTVNGVRYREMITNVLWPELEDMDVDDMWFQQDGATCRTANETMALLRNKFNGRAISCNDDINWPLRSCDLTPLDFFLWGYLKEKVYVDKPATIQ, encoded by the coding sequence atggagcgatacacaatccaacaacgtgttaaagttatccagacttattatgaaaacGGGCGttcattttcgaagaaaatcatcttcagtgatgaggcacattttcacctcagtggattcgtcaataaacagaattgccgcatttgggcgaatgagaatccaagagtgattgtcgaaaaaccaatgcacccacaaagagtgacggtTTGGTGCggattatgggctggcggcatcatcgggccgtactttttccaaaatgagaccagtcaggcagttactgtgaatggtgttcgctatcgtgagatgataacgaacgttttatggcccgaattggaagatatggatgtggacgatatgtggtttcagcaggacggtgccacttgccgcacagctaacgaaacaatggctcttttgcgcaacaaattcaatggccgtgcaaTCTCATGTAATGACGATATCAATTGGCCgctaagatcatgtgatttgacaccgttggacttttttctttggggttatttgaaagaaaaggtttacgtcgataagccagcaacaattcaatag